The Arachis hypogaea cultivar Tifrunner chromosome 19, arahy.Tifrunner.gnm2.J5K5, whole genome shotgun sequence genome has a window encoding:
- the LOC112776817 gene encoding uncharacterized protein, with protein MASEANNPSDLENLLDFSYLVDEDDIIVEDYDTRQACEREEHEHDELKELAELPPSLRLTLTITPSLVQEIEEKVNGGSVYDDVVEIRTSSPSPSSPCQEPLINKVENKLKAVHLPVCSLAIGCYLIEAQYPAHLVAKFYFSKRKLVWEILDKGLKHKIEIQWENISAIQASIQENKPGHLEIELDRVPFFYGETTPQPKKHTVWSASPDFTGGYASKYRRHSLQFPPGVLDQHYVKLLQLDRRLLELSGTPFPRLKSCYFDSYLEDEETAATHIRFGHHHDLYAHGSTTTNQAMESEKLYFSAFEEPTSFPSSASTFDLPQQVQLYHNTMPLTTCAITESSTPLSSGNCSPTNEEIKNQLLQVDHGMYDPLDVQHFSFYQQRNSLHLFKTTRACS; from the exons ATGGCTTCAGAAGCTAATAATCCTTCAGACTTGGAGAATCTTTTGGATTTTTCATACCTTGTTGATGAGGATGATATTATTGTTGAAGATTATGATACACGACAAGCATGCGAAAGG GAAGAACATGAACACGATGAATTGAAAGAGTTAGCAGAACTTCCACCATCACTGAGGTTAACACTAACGATAACACCATCTCTGGTGCAAGAAATAGAGGAAAAAGTGAACGGTGGTAGTGTTTATGATGATGTAGTAGAAATTAgaacttcttctccttctccttcttctccatgCCAAGAACCACTCATCAACaaggttgagaacaagttgaagGCTGTGCACTTGCCAGTTTGTTCCCTTGCAATTGGGTGTTACttg ATAGAAGCTCAATATCCAGCACACTTGGTGGCCAAGTTTTACTTTAGCAAGCGAAAACTTGTGTGGGAGATATTAGATAAGGGTTTGAAACATAAGATTGAAATACAATGGGAGAATATTTCAGCCATTCAAGCAAGCATTCAGGAAAACAAACCTGGCCATCTAGAAATTGAG CTTGATAGAGTGCCATTTTTCTATGGCGAGACTACCCCACAGCCTAAAAAGCATACTGTATGGTCTGCATCCCCTGACTTCACTGGAGGTTATGCTTCCAAATACAG GAGACACTCCCTTCAATTTCCTCCTGGAGTTCTTGACCAGCACTATGTTAAGCTTCTACAATTGGACAGAAGATTGTTGGAGTTGAGTGGGACACCTTTTCCTAGATTAAAATCTTGTTATTTTGATTCATACCTAGAAGATGAAGAGACAGCAGCAACACACATTCGTTTTGGTCATCATCATGATCTATATGCACATGGGTCAACAACCACCAACCAAGCTATGGAAAGTGAGAAACTATATTTCAGTGCCTTTGAAGAACCAACTTCATTTCCTTCATCAGCATCTACTTTTGATCTCCCTCAACAAGTTCAGCTATATCACAATACAATGCCATTGACCACATGTGCCATTACTGAATCATCTACTCCACTTTCTTCTG GCAATTGCTCTCCTACAAATGAGGAAATCAAGAATCAACTGCTACAAGTAGATCATGGCATGTATGACCCTCTTGACGTTCAACATTTTTCGTTCTACCAACAACGTAACTCATTGCATCTCTTCAAAACAACAAGAGCTTGCTCATAG
- the LOC112776818 gene encoding uncharacterized protein, whose product MASSSIITPEDVLESLMNDGTIDALRLKIINQLKANEELKSTTIKMAEQSRVLNTPGAEKQTKRELFDALRQELEASVLEKASKSVWELILDNNGLGKEISETVEKVFCRLSGQEPPLFPLPNGEPQPDKEADSRKDKGKGKQKENENVNLNTPPKKRSFAEINSEGAEETTTRSFDPAAMSEGSGKSPLSISKT is encoded by the exons ATGGCTTCTTCCTCTATCATCACTCCAGAGGATGTGCTTGAGTCCCTCATGAACGACGGCACAATCGATGCCCTCAGATTGAAGATCATCAACCAGCTCAAGGCCAAT gaggAATTGAAGAGCACTACTATAAAGATGGCTGAACAGAGTAGGGTTCTGAACACCCCTGGAGCTGAGAAACAGACCAAAAGAGAGCTGTTTGATGCGCTTCGGCAAGAACTCGA AGCTTCTGTACTTGAAAAAGCCTCCAAATCAGTTTGGGAGTTAATTTTAGATAATAATGGCCTGGGAAAGGAGATAAGTGAAACAGTTGAGAAAGTGTTTTGTCGATTGAGTGGCCAAGAGCCTCCTTTATTTCCACTTCCAAATGGGGAACCACAacctgataaggaggctgacagcAGAAAAGATAAAGGCAAAGGAAAGCAAAAAGAAAACGAGAATGTAAATTTAAACACGCCACCAAAGAAAAGAAGCTTTGCCGAAATAAATTCAGAAGGAGCAGAAGAAACTACAACCAGGTCTTTTGATCCTGCAGCGATGTCAGAAGGCTCTGGCAAATCGCCTCTTTCAATCTCAAAAACTTGA
- the LOC112776819 gene encoding RNA pseudouridine synthase 1: MNHSLTHRLRSHHSGILSFKFHPKTLLNHHRYQNLHTLPLQNCGSMADSDESQPPTDSSQNGLTSLDNYPVPLSPPLPAISKQIELSRAMTASSKSSLFSLSTCHVIYEDQWLIAINKPQGIYCETILSSVPTLLKPPQGVHVSVPELHLANRLDRDTSGVTIITKSHKVASKFVKAFTDHEVRKTYIALCSGVAPKWNRITVRSGHGRSKFGAWRVYAASDVGRKLPGGSVVRDMETSFEVLSVNGSGTFRDESEINDGGDVVVVEERAVREGSGGDAESEIIVRAYPRSGRTHQIRLHCQYLGISIVGDVKYEGVCEWKEVAREGHALHAESLSFKHPITGDRISLHAPLPSWANKALQLQH; this comes from the exons ATGAATCATTCTCTCACTCACCGTCTCCGttcacaccattctggcattctCTCTTTCAAGTTTCATCCCAAAACCCTTCTCAACCATCATCGCTACCAGAATCTCCATACCCTCCCTCTCCAAAACTGTGGTAGCATGGCAGACTCAGATGAATCCCAACCGCCAACCGACTCGTCCCAAAATGGCCTTACTTCCCTCGATAATTACCCCGTGCCACTGTCCCCTCCACTCCCCGCAATCTCCAAGCAAATCGAGCTAAGCCGAGCCATGACCGCATCTTCGAAATCGAGCCTCTTCTCTCTCTCAACGTGCCACGTCATCTACGAAGACCAATGGCTCATCGCAATCAACAAGCCCCAAGGAATCTACTGCGAAACCATCCTCTCTTCCGTTCCAACCCTTCTCAAACCACCTCAAG GTGTCCACGTCAGCGTGCCTGAGCTGCACCTTGCTAACCGTCTCGACCGCGACACGAGCGGCGTGACGATTATTACGAAGTCACACAAAGTAGCATCGAAGTTCGTGAAGGCATTCACCGACCACGAGGTTCGTAAAACCTACATCGCTCTCTGCAGTGGCGTGGCCCCGAAGTGGAACAGGATTACCGTTAGGTCCGGGCACGGGAGGTCCAAGTTTGGCGCGTGGCGCGTTTACGCTGCCTCCGATGTCGGGCGGAAGCTACCAGGCGGTTCGGTAGTCCGTGACATGGAGACTTCGTTCGAGGTTTTATCGGTAAACGGAAGCGGAACGTTCAGAGACGAGTCGGAAATTAACGACGGTGGTGATGTGGTGGTTGTTGAGGAGAGAGCTGTGAGAGAAGGTAGTGGTGGCGATGCAGAGAGTGAGATAATAGTTAGGGCGTATCCTAGGAGTGGACGAACGCATCAGATTCGGTTGCATTGTCAGTACCTTGGGATTTCGATTGTAGGGGACGTGAAGTATGAAGGGGTCTGTGAATGGAAAGAGGTGGCGCGTGAGGGCCACGCGCTTCATGCCGAGAGCTTATCGTTCAAGCACCCCATTACTGGCGATCGCATTTCACTGCACGCGCCGCTTCCATCTTGGGCCAATAAGGCCTTGCAGTTGCAGCACTGA